One window of the Brevibacterium limosum genome contains the following:
- a CDS encoding lipase maturation factor family protein, with protein MELSQLTALLTAGDYTISREIIQRGFGVLFLIAFVSAFNQFPALLGERGLTPAPRFIALTTARQAPSLFRWKRFSYSDRRLRLVCVIGMVLAASAIVGLPQAGPAWVPIPVFLAMWAMYFSIVSIGQRFYGFGWESLLLEAGFLIGFLGSHEVAPALPMILLLRWFVIRVEFGAGMIKMRGDSSWRDLTAMDYHHQTQPMPNPASRLAHLMPGWWHKGETLGSHIVQLVAPWLLFAPQPIASFAASAIIITQLALVISGNYAWLNWATILLACSGLSDTFFRWIVGGPFPGWGWNVFTDSTGTEAADRAAATYPGEALPVWWLIVVLVFVAWQVWLNVPALRNLFSPNQLMNASFNRLGLGNAYGAFGSMTETRNEIIIEGWIGDGDAEGAAIDSADAGGTRADGPSRDDPDAGWREYRFKGKPGDVLRRGPVVAPYHLRLDWLMWFAALGDYRQTWFSELVRRIGSGDGQIRRLMGSDPFDGVAPDLIRVRVFTYRYATRTERRAAKAAGEPRPWWVRSDPRILVRPIGLRED; from the coding sequence ATGGAACTCAGCCAGCTGACCGCTCTGCTCACCGCAGGCGACTACACGATCTCCCGCGAGATCATCCAACGCGGCTTCGGTGTGCTCTTCCTCATCGCCTTCGTGTCCGCGTTCAACCAGTTCCCGGCCCTCCTCGGCGAACGCGGGCTGACCCCCGCCCCACGGTTCATCGCCCTGACCACGGCAAGGCAGGCTCCGAGCCTCTTCCGGTGGAAGCGGTTTTCGTATTCGGACCGACGGCTGCGCCTCGTCTGCGTGATCGGAATGGTCCTGGCCGCCTCGGCGATCGTCGGCCTGCCGCAGGCGGGCCCTGCGTGGGTGCCGATCCCGGTGTTCCTGGCGATGTGGGCGATGTACTTCTCGATCGTGTCGATCGGGCAGCGCTTCTACGGCTTCGGCTGGGAATCGCTGCTGCTCGAGGCGGGATTCCTCATCGGATTCCTCGGCTCCCACGAGGTGGCCCCGGCCCTGCCGATGATCCTGCTGCTGCGGTGGTTCGTCATCCGCGTCGAATTCGGTGCCGGAATGATCAAGATGCGCGGGGACTCATCCTGGCGCGACCTCACCGCGATGGACTATCACCATCAGACTCAGCCGATGCCGAACCCGGCCTCCCGTCTGGCCCACCTCATGCCCGGCTGGTGGCACAAGGGCGAGACCCTGGGCAGCCATATCGTCCAGCTCGTCGCCCCGTGGCTGCTGTTCGCACCGCAGCCGATCGCCTCCTTCGCGGCCTCAGCCATCATCATCACCCAGCTCGCACTCGTGATCAGCGGCAACTACGCGTGGCTGAATTGGGCGACGATCCTGCTCGCCTGCTCCGGTCTCAGCGACACCTTCTTCCGCTGGATCGTCGGCGGACCGTTCCCCGGGTGGGGGTGGAATGTGTTCACCGATTCCACCGGCACCGAGGCGGCCGACCGTGCCGCTGCCACCTATCCCGGCGAGGCTCTGCCCGTCTGGTGGCTGATCGTCGTCCTCGTGTTCGTCGCGTGGCAGGTATGGCTGAATGTGCCGGCTCTCCGGAACCTGTTCTCCCCGAATCAGCTGATGAATGCGAGCTTCAATCGGCTCGGCCTCGGCAATGCCTACGGGGCATTCGGGTCGATGACCGAGACCCGCAACGAGATCATCATCGAAGGGTGGATCGGCGACGGCGACGCTGAGGGCGCAGCCATCGACAGCGCAGACGCCGGCGGTACCCGCGCAGACGGTCCGAGCCGCGATGACCCAGACGCCGGTTGGCGGGAGTATCGGTTCAAGGGCAAGCCCGGGGATGTTCTTCGCCGCGGGCCCGTCGTCGCGCCCTATCATCTGCGGCTCGACTGGCTCATGTGGTTCGCCGCGCTCGGTGACTATCGGCAGACCTGGTTCTCCGAGCTCGTGCGCCGGATCGGCTCCGGGGACGGCCAGATCCGCCGCCTCATGGGATCAGACCCCTTCGACGGCGTGGCGCCGGACCTCATCCGCGTCCGCGTCTTCACCTACCGTTATGCCACCCGCACCGAACGCCGCGCGGCGAAGGCCGCGGGTGAGCCGCGACCTTGGTGGGTGCGTTCGGATCCGCGCATCCTCGTCCGCCCGATCGGCCTGCGGGAGGACTGA
- a CDS encoding metal ABC transporter substrate-binding protein, protein MAAALPLGLAACGGTATAEDAGDRPVVLTTFTVLADIADNVAGEHLDVESITKAGAEIHGYEPTPGDVRKAAKADLVLDNGLNLEQWFSQFVDEIDVPHVVVSEGVDELSITEDAYAGKPNPHAWMSPLNVQIYAENMARAFADLDPDHAEDFTANAKDYGEQLQTVQDDLVDDLSTLPKSQRALVTCEGAFSYLARDAGLSEKYIWPVNAESQATPGQITSAIDFVEDNEVPAVFCESTVSQAPMDRVVEATEAEFGGTLYVDSLSEADGPVPTYLDLIRHDASVISEALTGSES, encoded by the coding sequence CTGGCCGCGGCTCTGCCCCTCGGTCTGGCCGCCTGTGGCGGCACCGCGACCGCCGAGGATGCCGGCGACAGACCGGTCGTGCTCACGACGTTCACGGTGCTCGCCGACATCGCAGACAATGTCGCGGGCGAGCACCTCGATGTCGAGTCGATCACGAAGGCCGGAGCCGAGATCCACGGCTACGAACCCACTCCCGGCGACGTCCGCAAGGCCGCGAAGGCCGACCTCGTGCTCGACAACGGACTCAACCTCGAACAGTGGTTCTCCCAGTTCGTCGACGAGATCGACGTCCCCCACGTCGTCGTCAGCGAGGGTGTCGACGAGCTCTCGATCACCGAGGATGCCTACGCCGGCAAACCCAACCCGCACGCGTGGATGAGCCCGCTCAACGTCCAGATCTACGCCGAGAACATGGCCCGCGCCTTCGCCGACCTCGATCCGGACCACGCCGAGGACTTCACCGCGAATGCGAAGGACTACGGCGAGCAGCTGCAGACGGTCCAGGACGACCTCGTCGACGACCTCTCCACGCTGCCGAAGTCCCAGCGTGCGCTGGTCACCTGTGAAGGAGCGTTCTCCTACCTCGCACGCGATGCCGGACTGAGCGAGAAGTACATCTGGCCCGTCAATGCCGAATCGCAGGCGACACCGGGCCAGATCACCTCGGCGATCGACTTCGTCGAGGACAACGAGGTGCCAGCGGTGTTCTGCGAATCCACGGTCTCGCAGGCGCCGATGGATCGAGTCGTCGAGGCCACGGAGGCCGAATTCGGCGGCACACTCTACGTCGATTCACTGTCGGAGGCCGACGGTCCGGTGCCCACCTACCTCGACCTCATCCGCCACGACGCATCGGTCATCTCCGAGGCGCTGACCGGGAGCGAATCGTGA
- a CDS encoding metal ABC transporter ATP-binding protein, which produces MNEQKSSTVGPAGDAPPAITVDEVTVHYGDTLALDRASLTLERGRICGLIGMNGSGKSTLFKTIMGIVDPDTGRVSIDGGPTRRARRAGALGYVPQSEDVDWDFPLSVRDVVMMGRYGRMGPLRMSRRADREAVESALDRVELTEFADRQIGQLSGGLKKRAFVARGLAQGATILLLDEPFAGVDKRSEATITGLLKELAESGATVLVSTHDLNALPALADEAILLMRRVLLHGSPAEVLRPENLALAFGLDPSGASETPRDGESPNSDRADRIEGETA; this is translated from the coding sequence GTGAACGAACAGAAGAGCTCCACGGTCGGGCCGGCCGGCGATGCACCACCGGCGATCACCGTCGACGAGGTGACCGTCCACTACGGGGACACGCTCGCTCTTGATCGCGCCTCCCTGACGCTCGAGCGGGGACGCATCTGCGGGCTGATCGGGATGAACGGCTCGGGCAAGTCGACCCTGTTCAAAACGATCATGGGCATCGTCGACCCCGACACCGGGCGAGTGAGCATCGACGGCGGCCCGACACGGCGGGCCCGCAGGGCCGGAGCACTCGGCTATGTCCCTCAGAGCGAGGACGTCGACTGGGACTTCCCACTCTCGGTCCGCGATGTGGTGATGATGGGTCGCTATGGCCGCATGGGCCCACTCCGGATGAGCCGGAGAGCCGACCGCGAAGCCGTAGAGAGTGCCCTGGACCGCGTCGAACTCACCGAGTTCGCCGACCGCCAGATCGGTCAGCTCTCGGGCGGGCTGAAGAAACGGGCCTTCGTCGCCCGCGGACTCGCGCAGGGGGCGACGATCCTGCTCCTCGACGAGCCTTTCGCCGGCGTCGACAAACGCAGCGAGGCGACGATCACCGGCCTGCTGAAGGAACTCGCCGAGTCGGGGGCGACGGTGCTCGTGTCCACTCACGACCTCAATGCGCTGCCTGCACTCGCCGACGAGGCGATCCTCCTGATGCGCCGCGTCCTCCTCCACGGCTCTCCTGCCGAGGTGCTCCGACCGGAGAATCTCGCCCTGGCGTTCGGCCTCGACCCGTCCGGTGCGAGCGAGACACCCCGGGACGGTGAGAGTCCCAACTCCGACCGAGCCGACCGCATCGAAGGAGAGACGGCATGA
- a CDS encoding metal ABC transporter permease, which translates to MTLIDFLLEPFGFDFMLRALATTLIASVVCAVLSCWLVLIGWSLMGDAVSHAVLPGVVLAYVVGAPFALGAVVFGFLAVGLIGAVRDTSRIKEDAAIGIVFTSLFALGLVLISVTPSHVDLNHIIFGNLLGVSSSELVQVAILGVITLLVLAAKNRDFTLYAFDPTHAHALGINPRLLGAALLGLLALTSVVALQAVGVVLVVAMLIVPGATAYLLTDRFQRMLLIAPVISILCAVIGLYSSYYLDTASGGMVVLSQGTVFALVYLFAPRHGLIGRRLAAMRRRRGNTRIRPVSTEAGRPASARVSPRRARAER; encoded by the coding sequence ATGACGCTCATCGACTTCCTGCTCGAGCCCTTCGGCTTCGACTTCATGCTCCGCGCCTTGGCGACGACTCTCATCGCTTCGGTCGTGTGTGCCGTTCTCTCCTGTTGGCTGGTGCTCATCGGCTGGTCACTCATGGGCGATGCCGTTTCGCATGCAGTACTGCCCGGAGTCGTTCTCGCCTATGTCGTCGGCGCGCCGTTCGCCCTCGGTGCGGTGGTCTTCGGATTCCTCGCAGTCGGACTCATCGGAGCCGTCCGCGATACCAGCCGAATCAAGGAGGACGCGGCGATCGGCATCGTCTTCACTTCGCTCTTCGCCCTGGGCCTCGTCCTCATCTCTGTCACCCCTTCCCACGTCGACCTCAACCACATCATCTTCGGCAACCTTCTCGGAGTCTCGAGTTCCGAACTGGTCCAGGTGGCCATCCTCGGGGTGATCACCCTGCTCGTGCTCGCAGCCAAGAACCGCGATTTCACGCTCTACGCCTTCGACCCGACTCATGCACATGCGCTGGGGATCAATCCGCGCCTCCTCGGCGCCGCGCTGCTCGGGCTGCTCGCCCTGACCTCCGTGGTCGCACTGCAGGCGGTCGGGGTCGTGCTCGTCGTGGCAATGCTCATTGTGCCCGGCGCGACCGCATACCTGCTCACGGACAGGTTCCAGCGGATGCTGCTCATCGCCCCGGTGATCTCGATTCTGTGCGCAGTGATCGGTCTCTATTCGAGCTACTACCTCGACACCGCATCCGGTGGGATGGTGGTGCTTTCGCAGGGCACGGTCTTCGCGCTCGTCTACCTCTTCGCTCCTCGACACGGGCTCATCGGCCGTCGCCTGGCAGCGATGCGCCGACGGCGCGGGAATACCCGGATCCGCCCGGTGTCGACCGAAGCCGGCCGCCCCGCCTCGGCGAGGGTCAGTCCACGCCGAGCGCGAGCAGAACGATGA
- a CDS encoding Nramp family divalent metal transporter gives MNVDPSVAVHAGWRRRKKHGRKKISTAVLLGPAFVAAIAYVDPGNVAANLTAGAEYGYLLVWVLVAANLIAVLVQYLSSKLGLVSGQSLPSLLGDRLRRRTRLAYWGQAEVVAIATDLAEVIGGAIALKILFDLPLLLGGVIVGVVSLFLLSIQSTRGQRPFEFVIIGFLVIIAIGFLAGLFVGDVNWGQAAGGIVPRLEGTNSVVLAASMLGATVMPHAIYLHSALSVDRHRDNATASTGQLLRASRWDVVLSLVVAGSVNIAMLLLAAASLRGQTGTDTIEGAHAVVTANLGEIVGLFFGIGLLASGLASSAVGSYAGASIMQGLLRVNISIVWQRAVTMIPALIVLAIGVDPTWALVLSQVVLSLGIPFAMIPLVRLTSSRRVMGEFANARWITLIAVAASVLIIVLNVVLIVLLALGVD, from the coding sequence ATGAACGTCGATCCCTCTGTCGCTGTACACGCCGGCTGGCGCAGGCGGAAGAAGCACGGCCGGAAGAAGATCTCCACCGCCGTCCTCCTCGGCCCGGCCTTCGTCGCTGCCATCGCGTATGTCGATCCGGGAAACGTCGCGGCCAATCTCACCGCCGGCGCGGAGTACGGATACCTCCTCGTCTGGGTGCTCGTGGCTGCGAATCTCATCGCCGTTCTCGTCCAATACCTGTCCTCGAAGCTCGGGCTCGTCTCCGGGCAGTCGCTGCCGAGCCTCCTCGGTGATCGCCTCCGCAGGCGAACCCGCCTCGCGTACTGGGGACAGGCCGAGGTCGTCGCCATCGCCACCGATCTCGCCGAAGTCATCGGCGGTGCGATCGCCCTGAAGATCCTCTTCGACCTGCCGCTCCTGCTGGGCGGGGTCATCGTCGGAGTGGTGTCGCTGTTCCTGCTCTCGATCCAATCCACCCGCGGTCAGCGTCCCTTCGAGTTCGTCATCATCGGATTCCTGGTCATCATCGCCATCGGCTTTCTAGCAGGCCTGTTCGTCGGGGACGTGAATTGGGGGCAAGCCGCAGGTGGAATCGTGCCCCGGCTCGAAGGCACGAACTCCGTGGTCCTGGCCGCGAGCATGCTCGGCGCCACCGTCATGCCCCACGCGATCTACCTCCACTCGGCGCTCTCGGTCGACCGTCACCGCGACAATGCGACCGCCTCGACCGGACAGCTGCTGCGCGCAAGCCGCTGGGACGTCGTGCTCTCCCTCGTCGTCGCCGGATCCGTGAACATCGCCATGCTGCTCCTGGCCGCCGCCTCCCTGCGCGGCCAGACCGGCACCGACACCATCGAAGGTGCGCACGCGGTCGTCACGGCCAACCTCGGCGAGATCGTCGGCCTCTTCTTCGGCATCGGACTCCTCGCCTCCGGGCTGGCCTCGAGCGCCGTCGGGTCCTATGCGGGCGCCTCGATCATGCAGGGCCTGCTGCGCGTGAACATCTCGATCGTGTGGCAGCGCGCGGTCACGATGATCCCGGCGCTCATCGTTCTCGCCATCGGCGTCGACCCGACCTGGGCGCTCGTGCTCAGCCAGGTCGTGCTCAGCCTCGGCATCCCGTTTGCGATGATCCCCCTGGTCAGGCTCACGAGCAGCCGCCGAGTGATGGGCGAATTCGCGAACGCACGCTGGATCACGCTCATCGCCGTGGCCGCCTCGGTGCTCATCATCGTCCTCAACGTCGTCCTCATCGTTCTGCTCGCGCTCGGCGTGGACTGA
- a CDS encoding TetR/AcrR family transcriptional regulator, whose translation MVGERVQFRSEKWRQTEARIIRAAADLFLEHGFRATTVRAVARAAEVSVGRVMSVGDKDAILVACFDRWIGQLQDGTYSPLPRRASLSKRGAGTAPRASAGTGVSANATYAAAPGPPRATSAVQRHLPELFLPFLEFFAAHEDLSRDYAAAMMRVKAEPEVFNALALDLQGRLSESLISIGIDDGHARASAAALYDSYLGILFRWAATTMTLSEASDALLATIAFHTRARGPL comes from the coding sequence ATGGTTGGTGAACGCGTTCAATTCCGCTCCGAGAAGTGGCGGCAGACGGAGGCCCGGATCATCCGCGCCGCTGCCGATCTGTTCCTCGAGCACGGATTCAGGGCCACGACAGTGCGCGCCGTCGCCAGGGCCGCCGAGGTGTCCGTCGGCCGGGTGATGTCGGTCGGCGACAAGGACGCGATCCTCGTCGCCTGTTTCGACAGGTGGATCGGCCAGCTCCAGGACGGGACATATTCGCCGCTGCCTCGGCGAGCGAGCCTGTCGAAGCGGGGAGCCGGAACCGCGCCGCGAGCATCTGCGGGAACCGGAGTGTCGGCGAATGCCACCTATGCGGCCGCGCCCGGGCCTCCCAGGGCCACCTCGGCGGTGCAGCGTCATCTGCCTGAGCTCTTTCTGCCGTTCCTCGAATTCTTCGCCGCGCATGAGGACCTGTCGCGGGACTATGCAGCGGCGATGATGCGGGTCAAGGCTGAGCCCGAGGTGTTCAACGCTCTCGCGCTGGATCTGCAGGGCCGCCTCAGCGAGTCCTTGATCTCGATCGGAATCGACGACGGCCATGCGCGCGCCAGCGCTGCGGCACTCTACGACTCCTACCTGGGGATTCTCTTCCGCTGGGCCGCGACGACGATGACGCTGTCCGAGGCGAGTGACGCGCTGCTCGCCACGATCGCCTTCCACACGCGTGCACGGGGGCCGCTGTGA
- a CDS encoding DoxX family protein, which translates to MTLLPDPVWPAVVLAVIVFGDGLLTFRPPRAIADCLDGVGFPRDWWWVLAVVKFLAAAGLVAGIWVPGLGAAAAAGLVVYFLCAAAAHLRARYVGRDFWLNCLGMLIVCLAVLVFSFLG; encoded by the coding sequence GTGACTCTGCTGCCCGACCCGGTCTGGCCGGCCGTCGTCCTTGCCGTCATCGTCTTCGGGGACGGTCTGCTCACCTTCCGTCCGCCGCGGGCGATCGCCGACTGCCTCGACGGGGTCGGATTTCCGCGCGACTGGTGGTGGGTGCTCGCGGTCGTGAAATTCCTCGCTGCGGCGGGGCTGGTGGCCGGGATCTGGGTTCCCGGCCTCGGCGCGGCAGCCGCGGCGGGCCTCGTCGTCTATTTCCTCTGCGCAGCTGCCGCGCACCTGCGCGCCCGATATGTCGGGCGGGATTTCTGGCTCAACTGTCTGGGAATGCTCATCGTCTGCCTGGCGGTCCTCGTCTTCAGCTTCCTCGGATAG
- a CDS encoding class I SAM-dependent methyltransferase, whose amino-acid sequence MPEYADSSRTRDETPHERHERWAWIHETASMTGWDFSPLSGRLIADDPPWDFDQICLDAMAESSSCLDMGTGGGERLGELIDRLNEARPPGESSPTISATEGWEPNVPLATSMLEDYGVEVTRYDSDHHPEMPWGDGEFDLVMNRHESYDLAEVARVLSPGGLFLTQQVDGTEAQEFRDLFGGGVGDLHQQLEPCISDAESQGLSIEAARKWQGTMRFTDVEAVIEYLAYIPWDVPGFTVRSNLDVLRRLAESSEPISVTQKRFLIVARKP is encoded by the coding sequence ATGCCCGAATATGCCGACAGCAGTCGCACCCGCGACGAGACTCCCCACGAACGCCATGAGCGGTGGGCCTGGATCCATGAGACGGCGTCGATGACGGGGTGGGATTTCTCTCCGCTGTCCGGCCGCCTCATCGCCGATGATCCGCCATGGGACTTCGATCAGATCTGCCTCGACGCGATGGCCGAGTCGAGCAGCTGCCTCGATATGGGCACGGGAGGCGGCGAGCGCCTCGGCGAACTCATCGATCGTCTCAACGAGGCCCGGCCTCCCGGCGAATCGTCACCGACGATCTCCGCGACCGAGGGGTGGGAGCCGAACGTTCCCTTGGCCACCTCGATGCTGGAGGACTACGGCGTCGAGGTCACCCGCTACGACAGCGATCATCACCCGGAGATGCCGTGGGGCGACGGGGAGTTCGACCTCGTGATGAACCGCCACGAAAGCTACGACCTCGCCGAGGTGGCCCGCGTGCTCTCCCCGGGCGGGCTGTTCCTCACCCAGCAGGTCGACGGCACGGAGGCGCAGGAGTTCCGCGACCTCTTCGGCGGTGGGGTGGGCGATCTGCATCAGCAGCTCGAACCCTGCATCAGCGATGCCGAGAGTCAGGGCCTGTCGATCGAGGCGGCTCGCAAATGGCAGGGGACGATGCGCTTCACCGACGTCGAGGCGGTCATCGAGTACCTCGCCTATATTCCGTGGGACGTGCCCGGGTTCACCGTCAGGTCCAACCTCGACGTCCTCAGACGCCTGGCCGAGTCGAGTGAGCCGATCTCGGTCACGCAGAAGAGGTTCCTCATCGTCGCCCGCAAGCCCTGA